Genomic segment of Iocasia fonsfrigidae:
TATCTGCTCTGAAGAAAATTTAATTCAGGAGGAAGATAATATGGATGTAAAAAAAATTGCTAATGTTGGAGTGTTGACTGCTTTATCATTGATCCTTATGCTGTTAATTAAAATTCCTTACCCACCAATGCCTTTTTTACTATATGATCCAGGCGATATTCCAATTCTAATCATCGGTTTTCTTTTTGGTCCTGTTGTTGCCTTAATATCAACTTTAATAAATTCAGTTATAATGGCAGCCTTTGTAGGTGATGGAATTTATGGGGCATTGATGCACTTTTTATCTACTGGGGCATTAGTTGGAGTCGCAGCTTATATCTATCATAAAAGTCATAATAAAAAAGGTGCTGTTAAGGGGCTAATTGCTGGCACACTAGCTATGGTAGCTATTATGGTGCCTGCCAATCTAGTTATAACACCTATCTTTATGGGGGTTGATTATAAACAGGTTTTATCTATGATCTTACCCTTTATACTACCATTTAATCTTATAAAAGCCCTGACAAATTCTATGGTAACATTTCTGGTTTATAAAAGGATTGCTGATTTTCTAAGGAGAACAGGTTTATTAAGGATTGATAATACAATTAAAGTTTAATTTTTCTTAGGCAAGCATGAAAAAGTCCGGTGTAAAAACCGGACTTTTTGTATATAATATTATAAACTGGTAAAAATACAGAGTGTAACATATTTTGTGATGGGGGTTATAATTATGGACTATAAGCTACACATTATAATGATTTTGCTTTTGATCTGCTTAATGTCTACACTTGTTCTGGCAAATACCTATACTACATATACCATAAAAAAGGGGGATACCTTATCACTTATTGCTAATAGTTTTAATATTAAAACAGAAGAAATAATCAAAATAAACAATATAAAAAATCCAGATTTGATATTAGTGGGAGAAAAAATACGTATTCCGTCAGAAGGGATAAAATATACAGTAAAATCAGGTGATTCACTCTGGAAAATAGCCCAATCTTTCAAAGTTAAACTCCAACAAATAATTAATCTAAACCGTATTACTAAACCAGGTATAATCTATACTGGACAGGAATTAATCATTCCTGTTTCAAATGATAGGACAAGGTATCAACTTGCTTCACGTGCAAAGAGTATCAATTATATCTGGCCTGTACAAGGTAGGATATCCTCTGAATATGGCTGGCGGATTCACCCTATAAGGAAAAAAAGAGAATTCCATACAGGTTTAGATATAGCTGTTCCATATGGGACACCAGTTTATGCAGCTGAAGATGGTATTGTTGAATTCAGCGGTCAGGCAGGTGGTTATGGAAAACTTGTTATTATTAGACATCTAGACAATAGCAAGACATACTATGGTCACAATCTGCTTCTTAAAGTTAATAAAGGTGATCGGGTAAAGCAGGGTAAAGTAATTGCCTTAAGTGGTAATAGTGGTACTTCTACAGGTCCACACCTCCATTTTGAAATAAGGATTAATAATAAACACTGCAATCCACTGCAATACCTCAATAAAAGATATCTTAATAATGGATTCAAAATTTGAAAGGGGTTAAGATGAATACTGAAAAAAAAATAGATGAAATAATTAATTTTATTAGATTACACCCAGAGTCCACAGCCAGTCAGGCCATAATGAGACGTTTTTTAATTAATAAAAACAAATTTGAAACCAGTACCGAGATTAGTTTTGAATTGAAAAATATCTTACAGGAAAAGGGAAATGATGAGATAGACTTTTGTTATTACCTGGTTAAATAAAAATTTGACAAATATATCTCACTCTTATAAAATTTCTTATATATAATAAAGAGTGGGGTTGATTTTTTGAAAATTACTTTTTTAGGGACAGGGACCTCACATGGGGTTCCTGTAATTGGTTGTAATTGTGATATCTGTCTGTCAGATGATCCAAAAAATAAGAGAAATCGTTCTTCTGTTTATATACAATTTGATGATTTGAACCTACTTATTGACACACCACCTGAATTGCGCCTTGGACTACTAAAAAATAATATTTCTCAGGTTAATGCAGTATTATATACTCATCCACATGCTGACCATCTGATGGGCTTTGATGATATTCGTGCTTTAAACATGATTAATAATAAAACAATGCCCTGTTATGGCAACAATTATACTATTAAAGAAATAAAAACTGTTTTTTCTTATATTAATCACAATATACAGCAAGGTGGGGGTATACCTGATGTAAGGCTTATTACAATTAACTCTAATTTTTTAATTAAAGATAAAGAGGTTTATCCACTACCAGTAAAGCATGGCAAACTGGATATCTACGGCTACAGGATTGAAAACATGGCTTATATAACTGATTGTAGTTTTATTCCAGAAGCAACCTTTAAGCAGCTTAAAGGGATTGACCTTGTCATACTGGGTGCCTTAAGATACCGACCTCATTCTACACATATGAATATTGAACAGGCAATTAAGACTATTAAAAAACTCAATGTATCCAGAGCCTATCTGACACATCTTTCACATGAAATTGAACATAATAAGGTATCCAGAGAACTACCTGAGAATATATTTCTTGCTTATGATGGTTTAATAGTAGAGGTTGAATAGAGGAGGAAAGGGAGGAATAGTAATGAATATTGTACTTGTAGAACCTGAAATACCACAGAATACTGGTAATATAGCCAGAACATGTGCAGTTACTAATAGTAGTTTATATCTGGTAAAGCCCCTGGGTTTCTCAACAGAGGATAAATACCTTAAAAGGGCTGGTCTGGATTACTGGGACAAAGTAGATGTATATTACTATGATTCTATTTTTGATTTAATCGCTGATTATAATGATAGCTCCTTTTATTTTGCCAGTACCAAAGCACCTCAAAGCTATGATCAGGTTATCTATAAAAATAATGATTTTCTAGTATTTGGTAAAGAAACAGCTGGTCTACCGGAGTCTTTGTTAAAAAAATATCTTGATTATACTATTCGTATACCGATGGGAAATGAGCTTCGTTCACTTAATCTAGCAAACTCTGTGGCTATTATATTATATGAAGGGTTGCGCCAACTCAATTTCCCATCTTTAGTAAATAACGGTTTATTGAGAAATAATTAATGAAAATATAGGCTTTTTAAGAAATAAAATTATATAATTTTATTATATAAGGAGGACTTTTAGCTTATCATGTAGAACTCTATTATGATTAGATTATTTATTCTGGGAGGAAAGTTATGAAAAAGAGGTCATTGGTCTTTATATTACTTATATTTTTAACTTTACAATCAGCAATTTTTTTTCATGTTCATGCCTTTAAAACAGAATTAGGGGACAGGGGGACAGGGGTCAAGGAAGTACAGCAGTATTTATTTAACCTTGGTTATGATGTCAGTGTTGATGGAATATATGGAAATCAGACTAAAATTATTGTTAAGGATTTTCAGTATAATAACGGACTTAAGGTAGATGGTGTTGTCGGTGATAATACCTTTAAATTATTAAAAGAAGTATGCAAAAATATAAACTATACAGTAAAAAAAGGTGATACTTTATCAACAATTGCTGTTAACTATAATGTATCTATAGCTGATATTAAGAGAATCAACAACTTAAAATCTGATTTAATAACTATAAATCAGGAATTAATTATTCCCAAGACCGGTATAGGTGGTGGAGATGATAATAAACTTTATTCTACGATCTACCATGTGGTAGAACGGGGGGACAGCCTGTATACCATATCTAAAAGGTATGGTGTTGATATACAAACAATTAAATTGGCCAATAAATTAACAACAGACCTGATAGTAATTGGCCAGACTATTGTTATACCATATAACAAAGCAAATAATAATGAACCCTTTAAATTAACAAAGGGTGCTTTAATCTGGCCTGTTTTAGGCAGAATATCTTCTGGATATGGATATAGAATTCATCCTATCAGAAAAACAAGACACTTCCATGGTGGTATTGATATAGCTATACCACTAGGCACTAAAATATATGCAGCTGCCAGTGGAAAAATAGTACAGAGTGGTTATTATAACGGCTTTGGTAAGACTATTATTATTGACCATGGTAATAATATTAGAACACTTTATGCCCATAATTCAAGATTATTGGTAAGAACAGGTGCTAAAGTAACAGTCGGACAGGTTATTGCTCTATCTGGTAGTACCGGGACCAGTACAGGACCACATCTTGATTTTCGAATATATAATAATGAAAAAACAGTTAATCCATTAAATTTCTTACCTTAAATAAAAAAAGAGCCGATCGGCTCTTTTTTATTTAATTATTTTGGTCTAATATTTTATCATATGTCCTACGATCCTTAAATTCTTCTTTTTTACCTTTATTCCATTGAGAAATAGGTGTCAGAAATCCAACAACTCTGGAATATATTTCACATTTTTGTCTCTGCATTATTAATCACCTCCCTATTTTTTTTAATTTTCACTTGACTTTCACTTGACATGGGACGTCTAAAATATTTTTTATTCTCTGATATATACCTTTTGAACATAAGGTGCTATTGTTTTTTGAAAATCCTCTAATTTATATAATGGAAAGCTTGTTATTCCCATTAATTTAGAATTATAACATATATCAGCCTTGAAGTTTTGTATATAATATTTTTCAGCACCTTCAATTAACAGACCAATATCCTTAAAATCTTCATTTTCATGGAAACCAGGGACAACTGTTGTTCTGAACTCATAGTCAAGCCCGCTTTTTTGAATAATATTAATACTTTTTCTTATACTGCTAAGAAAATCAAACTTACTACCAGTAGTCTTAGGATACTTATCAAGTGATGACTTAATATCCATAGCAATATAATCCAATATACCTGCTTGAATTAAAGTTTCTAATATCTCTGGTTTGCTACCATTTGTATCCAGTTTTATTTTAAGCCCCAGTGTCCTTATCTCAGTGATAAATTCTTTTAAATCAGCTTGAATAGTTGGTTCACCACCAGTTATGCTGAGAGCATCAATCAGACCCTTTCTTTTTTTAAGAAAAGACATGACTTTATTAACAGACAAATAACTTTCTTCATTACTATCAGCAGCAATTAATGATGGGTTATGACAATAAGGGCAGCGGTAATTACATCCCTGTGTGAAGATGATAGTACTTATATAACCCGGGTAGTCAATTAAACTTGTTTTCTGTATCCCGCTGATTTTCATACAGAAACCCTGGTTTCTGCTTTAGAATAACCCTGTTCAGCATCACATTTTGGACAGTATTCATGTTCACCAGGCAAATAACCATGAACAGGACATATACTAAAGGTTGGTGTAATAGTATAGTAAGGCAACTTAAAGTTTTCAGCAATTCTTTTAACTAGCAATTTAGTACTTCCAGTTGATGGCAGATGTTCTCCTAAAAAGCCGTGTAAAACAGTTCCACCAGTATATTTTGTCTGTAATTCATCCTGTAGTTCTAGGGCTGTAAAAATATCATCTGTATAAGCAACAGGTAAATGGGTAGAATTTGTATAATAAGGGTTTGCCCCTTCACTGGATACCCTATCTTCATTAGCGGCTATAATACTACTGCCGAACCTCTCTTTATCAAGTTTAGCAAACCTATATGAAGTTCCTTCAGCAGGGGTTGCTTCTAAATTGTACATATTCCCTGTGTCTTCCTGGTAACTTACCATTCTTTCTCTCATATAGTCCATTACCCTGGAGGCAAATTCCAGACCAGCAGTACTTCCAATATCTTTATCCATAAAATTAATCAGGGCTTCATTCATTCCATTGATACCAATTGTATTAAAATGATTTTGCCAGTAATCACCAAAACGCTGTTTTATATCCCTTAAGTAAAATTGTGAGTATGGATACAACCCTGTTTGTGTAAATCTCTCCAGGATTTTTCTCTTTATCTCCAGGCTATCACGTGCTACATCCATTAAATGGGCTACCCTATCAATAAAATCTTTTTCACTACTAGCAAGATAGCCAATCCTGGGTAGATTTAAGGTAACAACACCAATACTCCCGGTCATTGGATTAGCACCGAAGAGACCACCACCGCGTTTTCTTAATTCACGGTTATCCAACCTTAATCGACAGCACATAGAACGGGCATCTTCAGGGCTCATGTCGGAATTAATGAAGTTTGAAAAATAGGGGATACCATATTTCGCTGTCATTTCCCAGATTGGTTCATAGAGTTCATTATCCCAGTTAAAATCAGCTGTAATATTATAAGTTGGAATTGGAAAAGAAAACACCCTCCCTTTGGCATCACCTTCCAGCATTACTTCTGCAAAGGCCTTATTAAGCATATCCATTTCATCCTGAAAATCTCCTAAAGTCTTATCAACAGGCTTACCTCCAATAATTGCCTGTTGATCAGCAATAGCAGGTGAGGGTTGAAGATCCATAGTTATATTGGTAAAAGGAGTTTGAAAACCAACCCTTGTCGGTACATTCATATTATATATAAATTCCTGAATACACTGCTTTACTTCATTATAAGCTAAATTATCATAATAAATAAAAGGGGCTAGATAAGTATCAAAATTAGCAAATGCCTGGGCGCCAGCAGCTTCTCCCTGTAAGGTATAAAAGAAATTAACAATCTGTCCCAGAGCAGTCCTGAAATGGCGAGGGGGTTTACTCTCTACTTTGGTAGCCACCCCACCAAAACCGGTTAATAATAAATCATGTAAGTCCCAACCACAACAATAGACTGATAAATTACTCAGGTCATGTATGTGTAGATCCCCATTACTATGTAGATCACGTATTTCCTTTGGATATATTTTGTTTAACCAGTATTGACTAGTTATTTCAGAGGAAATATGGTTATTAAGCCCCTGTAAGGAAAAACCCATATTACTATTTTCATTTACCTTCCAGTTGCTTTTATCCAGATAACTGCTGATTACATTCATAGCATCACTAAATAATTTTTTGGTATCCCTTAATTCTGCATGCTGTTCCCTGTATAAAATATATGCCTTGGCAATATCAGCATAGCCTTTTTCAATAAGTATCTTTTCGACTAAATCCTGTATTTGTTCAACATTTGGTATGCCACCATCTTTGTAAAATATGTTTAAATATGAGAGTACTTCCTGGGTTATTTCTCTGCTTATTTCTTTATTATCCTGCCCAACAGCTTTTGTTGCTTTTAATACTGCATTTTCAATCTTTTTTTCATCAAAATCAACCTTCCGACCATCACGTTTCTTAATAAATTCAATCATAAAAAACCTCCCAAAACAATATATTGTGTTATTTAAAATTAATGATACTATATATTGTATTATTCTACTTTTTTTAAAAAAATCCTGCTTTTATAAAATTATTTTTTGTTTTAAATATGAAAAACGATGTTATTTTGATATAATACTTAATATGAGCAAATTATAGAGGATAAGAGATTATAACAGAAGGAAGGGATATGTTAATGAAGTTGAAATATATTTTTGGGCCTGTTTTATCAAGGAGATTAGGAAATTCTCTGGGAATAGACCTTGTTCCCTATAAAACCTGTTCACTTGACTGTATTTATTGTGAATGTGGTAAGACCAATAATCTGACAGCCCGAAGAGAGGAGTATGTACCAACAAAGGATGTAATTAATGAATTGAATAGATATCTTATTAATAAACCGGAAATTGATTATATCACATTTTCTGGTTCAGGTGAACCCCTTTTACATAATGGAATAAAAAGAATCATTAATTATCTTAAAGATAATTATGATTATAAAATAGCCTTATTAACAAATGGGATTCATTTTATAGACAGGAATGTAATAGAAGAAGTTGAAAGGGTGGATTTAATCATACCATCTCTTGATGGCGTAACACAGGAGACCTTTATAAAAATAAATAGACCCCTTAAAAACATTTTTATAGATGATGTCATTGATAGTTTAATTAAATTGCGCAGTAATTTTAGTAATCAGATCTGGCTAGAAATCTTTATTATTCCTGGAATAAACGATAATAATGATGAACTTGTAAAATTTAAAGAGGTAATAAAGAAGATTAAGCCTGACCGGGTACAGCTCAATAGTCTGGATAGAATCGGTACCTTGAAAAATATTAAAAAGGCTTCAGAAAAGGAATTACAGTCAATTGCAGAACTTTTTGAAGGGAAAATTGATATAATTACTTAAAAAGCCTTGACAAAAAAAAACAAAGATGGTAAGATAGTAATCGTTGTAATAAAGCAGGGCCATTAGCTCAGTCGGTAGAGCACCTGACTTTTAATCAGGGTGTCGGAGGTTCGATTCCTCCATGGCTCACCAATATAATAGCGCGGGGTAGAGCAGTCTGGTAGCTCGTCAGGCTCATAACCTGGAGGCCGTCGGTTCAAATCCGGCCCCCGCAACCATTATTTTCTTGTATGATTTTAGTTAAATATGGAGTGCATGTGGTGCAACCATAATGTTCTTGTATGGTTTATTTAGATACGTAGTGCCTATGGTGCAACCAAAACAGAAGTAGGATGTAGGAAGTCGGAGATAAGATTGTATGCAAATACATTTTGCACAACCTTACTTACTAACAACTTTCAAATCCTCTTCATTTTGTAATAATCTTTAGAAGTATTAGTCTTTGGTTTCTTACATTCGACCTCTGACCCCTTACTTCCAAAATGGTGAGATAGCTCAGTTGGTAGAGCAGTGGACTGAAAATCCACGTGTCGACAGTTCGATTCTGTCTCTCACCACCATCTTTATTTCTAGATTAATACAGATATATATTACTTGATCATACTTAAGCCGAAAGGCTTTTTTTAAGTTTACTGTTGAAAAAATAAAATCATAATTACTGCGTATCAACAGATTTATCGAACATGTGATTAAGACTGTGAATCGGGAGGTATTAGCAGGAAATTACAAACTTATGGAGAAAGAAGAGATAGACTATCAATCAGCTGATAAAGAAAGTACCATTTAGAAATCTGGCAGCTCATCAATGGCCTTTTTCTTTTCCTCTATATCTGTATGGGTATATATCTGGGTTGTTGATATATCAGAATGTCCCAGTAAATCTTGAACTATCTTAATATCTTTAGTCTGATAATATAAAATCGAAGCAAAGGTATGCCGTAATTTATGTGGGGTTATCTTTTTATAGTTTTTTACACCAGCCAGTTTTGCATATTTTTTTACCAGTAGTTGTATTGTCCTGACACTAATTCGTTTGCCATGACGGGAGATAAACAAGGCATTAATAGCTGTCTGGTCTTTAATTTTTATTTTATTCCTTTCAGGTAGATAATTATCTATGGCCATTATTATATCATTATGTAGGGGAAGATTTCGTTCTTTATTCCCCTTACCAAAAAATTTAATTGATTCATTTTCAAAATCGATGTTGGCCAGATTAAGGTTTACCAGTTCTGAGACCCTTAAACCAGCATAGAGGAATAATTTCACTATGGCCAGATCCCTTTTTTGATTAATGCTATTATAATTTTTTATTGCCTCAACATATTTACGAGCATCATCTAGTTTCATATAGATGGGTTCAGCCCGGGTTGCAGTCCTGCTTGATTCAATATCGACTGCCGGATTATTATCAACATACTCATATTTATGAAGAAATTTATAAAATGAACGTATTGAATATAGTTTTCTATTCCTGGTAGATGGTGTATTATTATTAAGTAGTATAATATCTCCAAGGAATTCGGAGATTTCATATTTTGATATATCTTTTAGTAATATTTCTTTATCAAAATCCATTTTATCAAGTAAATACTTATAAAAAAGTTTTAAATCTCCAATATATTCTTTAATTGTTAATTTAGAATATCCTTTTTCAACATGTAGATATTTTTCAAAAGCCTTAACTGCCTGTAAGTATCTCATTATCAGTCCACCTTTATTTAGTTCTTTATTATATATTCAACAAAAAACAAATTAATCCTTTTATGAACAAAATGGCTACGCCACCCTACTGCAACTCAGAATCCCCTTCTGTTTTACGGTAGGGGTATTTAATATAAGATGATTCAAAAACCATCTTTGTAAGACATTCAGGACATGCCACTCCAGGCATTTCCCCTTCTTTCAATTTTTGAACCATTGCAAACTCATCTACTACAAAATCAGGTACATGATCATCCATCCCACACTTTGGACATCTATAAACATACCATTCTTCTTGGTGGTCCGGGGAATGGAATGGTAGTTCCCAGTTGTCTCGCTCTTTTTCGTCTTTCAATTCTAGGATCCTCCTCCCATGGATATCTTTTTATATGTCGTCCATTTTCATCTGTATGTTCAAAATGATAAATAAAATCATGTTTAGGACTCCATATCTCATATAATACCATCTCCGAACCACATTTCCTACATATTAATGGGTCTCTATCAAAACTTTTTATAATATTTTCTCGCCATCTCATTACTCTTTTTTTCTTTTCTACCACTATTAGTTTTAACTGTCTTTTCTTCATGTATTTCCATAGTGATACTATCTTTTTTACTTTTTTATTAAAACCTCTACTATATAACCCATATCTTCTTACCATCTTAAAATACTTTTTAGGTACATGCATTATCAATCTACCTATAAAGTCTAATACATCAAGCAGTAATTCTTTTCTTTTTTTCGTATTATGGTCTTCATACCAAAACCTTACCTTCTTACCATCATACTCTAGTATTCTATATTCAGCCATAGCTGGACGTGCTAGATATCTACCAATATATCTAGTTGCACCTCTAGCATTAATTAGTCTAGATTCAGCATTTACATAAAATCCATTAGGATATTTTTGATACAGTTCTCTTACTAAATTCTGAACCTTTAAGCCCTCTTTGAAATACTTTCGAAATATATTAAGTAATACTTTCTGCCATGACTTTCTTAAATATGGATATGAAATATATCCAATATGCTTCCACTGCTTATATTTATCTAATGCTCCTTCTGTTAATAGAGCATGGATATGAGGATTAAACCCTACATCCCTCCCAAAAGTATGAACTACTGTTATTACTCCAACTTGATATTCTTTTTCCTTTGATTGTTTATCATAGTAATCTTGAATTAATTCATTTACTGCATCGCACATATCTTTCAATAAATCTCTATGCCAATATACATACCCTCTTAATTGTTCTGGTAATGTAAATACTAAATGTCTATGACTTGTATCAAGTATATTCTCTACTTGTTTCTCAACCCAATTATCTATATATTTCTTGCCACATCGTACACAAAAACGACTTTTACAGCTAAATCCAATTATATGCTCATGACCACA
This window contains:
- a CDS encoding ECF transporter S component, with protein sequence MDVKKIANVGVLTALSLILMLLIKIPYPPMPFLLYDPGDIPILIIGFLFGPVVALISTLINSVIMAAFVGDGIYGALMHFLSTGALVGVAAYIYHKSHNKKGAVKGLIAGTLAMVAIMVPANLVITPIFMGVDYKQVLSMILPFILPFNLIKALTNSMVTFLVYKRIADFLRRTGLLRIDNTIKV
- a CDS encoding peptidoglycan DD-metalloendopeptidase family protein — translated: MDYKLHIIMILLLICLMSTLVLANTYTTYTIKKGDTLSLIANSFNIKTEEIIKINNIKNPDLILVGEKIRIPSEGIKYTVKSGDSLWKIAQSFKVKLQQIINLNRITKPGIIYTGQELIIPVSNDRTRYQLASRAKSINYIWPVQGRISSEYGWRIHPIRKKREFHTGLDIAVPYGTPVYAAEDGIVEFSGQAGGYGKLVIIRHLDNSKTYYGHNLLLKVNKGDRVKQGKVIALSGNSGTSTGPHLHFEIRINNKHCNPLQYLNKRYLNNGFKI
- a CDS encoding MBL fold metallo-hydrolase — translated: MKITFLGTGTSHGVPVIGCNCDICLSDDPKNKRNRSSVYIQFDDLNLLIDTPPELRLGLLKNNISQVNAVLYTHPHADHLMGFDDIRALNMINNKTMPCYGNNYTIKEIKTVFSYINHNIQQGGGIPDVRLITINSNFLIKDKEVYPLPVKHGKLDIYGYRIENMAYITDCSFIPEATFKQLKGIDLVILGALRYRPHSTHMNIEQAIKTIKKLNVSRAYLTHLSHEIEHNKVSRELPENIFLAYDGLIVEVE
- the trmL gene encoding tRNA (uridine(34)/cytosine(34)/5-carboxymethylaminomethyluridine(34)-2'-O)-methyltransferase TrmL; the encoded protein is MNIVLVEPEIPQNTGNIARTCAVTNSSLYLVKPLGFSTEDKYLKRAGLDYWDKVDVYYYDSIFDLIADYNDSSFYFASTKAPQSYDQVIYKNNDFLVFGKETAGLPESLLKKYLDYTIRIPMGNELRSLNLANSVAIILYEGLRQLNFPSLVNNGLLRNN
- a CDS encoding peptidoglycan DD-metalloendopeptidase family protein, with the translated sequence MKKRSLVFILLIFLTLQSAIFFHVHAFKTELGDRGTGVKEVQQYLFNLGYDVSVDGIYGNQTKIIVKDFQYNNGLKVDGVVGDNTFKLLKEVCKNINYTVKKGDTLSTIAVNYNVSIADIKRINNLKSDLITINQELIIPKTGIGGGDDNKLYSTIYHVVERGDSLYTISKRYGVDIQTIKLANKLTTDLIVIGQTIVIPYNKANNNEPFKLTKGALIWPVLGRISSGYGYRIHPIRKTRHFHGGIDIAIPLGTKIYAAASGKIVQSGYYNGFGKTIIIDHGNNIRTLYAHNSRLLVRTGAKVTVGQVIALSGSTGTSTGPHLDFRIYNNEKTVNPLNFLP
- the nrdD gene encoding anaerobic ribonucleoside-triphosphate reductase — encoded protein: MQRQKCEIYSRVVGFLTPISQWNKGKKEEFKDRRTYDKILDQNN
- a CDS encoding anaerobic ribonucleoside-triphosphate reductase activating protein; the encoded protein is MKISGIQKTSLIDYPGYISTIIFTQGCNYRCPYCHNPSLIAADSNEESYLSVNKVMSFLKKRKGLIDALSITGGEPTIQADLKEFITEIRTLGLKIKLDTNGSKPEILETLIQAGILDYIAMDIKSSLDKYPKTTGSKFDFLSSIRKSINIIQKSGLDYEFRTTVVPGFHENEDFKDIGLLIEGAEKYYIQNFKADICYNSKLMGITSFPLYKLEDFQKTIAPYVQKVYIRE
- a CDS encoding ribonucleoside triphosphate reductase — its product is MIEFIKKRDGRKVDFDEKKIENAVLKATKAVGQDNKEISREITQEVLSYLNIFYKDGGIPNVEQIQDLVEKILIEKGYADIAKAYILYREQHAELRDTKKLFSDAMNVISSYLDKSNWKVNENSNMGFSLQGLNNHISSEITSQYWLNKIYPKEIRDLHSNGDLHIHDLSNLSVYCCGWDLHDLLLTGFGGVATKVESKPPRHFRTALGQIVNFFYTLQGEAAGAQAFANFDTYLAPFIYYDNLAYNEVKQCIQEFIYNMNVPTRVGFQTPFTNITMDLQPSPAIADQQAIIGGKPVDKTLGDFQDEMDMLNKAFAEVMLEGDAKGRVFSFPIPTYNITADFNWDNELYEPIWEMTAKYGIPYFSNFINSDMSPEDARSMCCRLRLDNRELRKRGGGLFGANPMTGSIGVVTLNLPRIGYLASSEKDFIDRVAHLMDVARDSLEIKRKILERFTQTGLYPYSQFYLRDIKQRFGDYWQNHFNTIGINGMNEALINFMDKDIGSTAGLEFASRVMDYMRERMVSYQEDTGNMYNLEATPAEGTSYRFAKLDKERFGSSIIAANEDRVSSEGANPYYTNSTHLPVAYTDDIFTALELQDELQTKYTGGTVLHGFLGEHLPSTGSTKLLVKRIAENFKLPYYTITPTFSICPVHGYLPGEHEYCPKCDAEQGYSKAETRVSV
- a CDS encoding radical SAM protein, translated to MKLKYIFGPVLSRRLGNSLGIDLVPYKTCSLDCIYCECGKTNNLTARREEYVPTKDVINELNRYLINKPEIDYITFSGSGEPLLHNGIKRIINYLKDNYDYKIALLTNGIHFIDRNVIEEVERVDLIIPSLDGVTQETFIKINRPLKNIFIDDVIDSLIKLRSNFSNQIWLEIFIIPGINDNNDELVKFKEVIKKIKPDRVQLNSLDRIGTLKNIKKASEKELQSIAELFEGKIDIIT
- a CDS encoding tyrosine-type recombinase/integrase — protein: MRYLQAVKAFEKYLHVEKGYSKLTIKEYIGDLKLFYKYLLDKMDFDKEILLKDISKYEISEFLGDIILLNNNTPSTRNRKLYSIRSFYKFLHKYEYVDNNPAVDIESSRTATRAEPIYMKLDDARKYVEAIKNYNSINQKRDLAIVKLFLYAGLRVSELVNLNLANIDFENESIKFFGKGNKERNLPLHNDIIMAIDNYLPERNKIKIKDQTAINALFISRHGKRISVRTIQLLVKKYAKLAGVKNYKKITPHKLRHTFASILYYQTKDIKIVQDLLGHSDISTTQIYTHTDIEEKKKAIDELPDF
- a CDS encoding IS91 family transposase, whose product is MDNLIELISIMKRKEIQKQHTIKKIFTHNNNWKIFKDNRLSEVVPADMIDDVIEQVERALGCGNPENGYTLYKCLECGHEHIIGFSCKSRFCVRCGKKYIDNWVEKQVENILDTSHRHLVFTLPEQLRGYVYWHRDLLKDMCDAVNELIQDYYDKQSKEKEYQVGVITVVHTFGRDVGFNPHIHALLTEGALDKYKQWKHIGYISYPYLRKSWQKVLLNIFRKYFKEGLKVQNLVRELYQKYPNGFYVNAESRLINARGATRYIGRYLARPAMAEYRILEYDGKKVRFWYEDHNTKKRKELLLDVLDFIGRLIMHVPKKYFKMVRRYGLYSRGFNKKVKKIVSLWKYMKKRQLKLIVVEKKKRVMRWRENIIKSFDRDPLICRKCGSEMVLYEIWSPKHDFIYHFEHTDENGRHIKRYPWEEDPRIERRKRARQLGTTIPFPGPPRRMVCL